CAAAAATATTGGTGGGGATGATTCGGATGCGTCATGTCATTAAAATCTGCGCGGCCGCCGCGCTCTCGCTGGCGATGCTCGCGCCGGCTGCCCGGGCCGATGATTACCAGCTCAGCCACAACCAGAGGATTTCCTGCAGCCGTGGCCTTGCCCCCGGCAAGCTCAACACCGCAACCTGCAAGTCCTACACCTACCTGTTCAACACCAAGACCTCGGAATATTTCCGCTGCCAGGTCTCGCTGGCACTGACCCGCGACAACAAGGAAGTGATCAACGTGCAGACCGACGGCGGCTGCACCAAGAAGCCGCGCATCTTCGAGACCGACGGCCATTACGATTTCGACGCGACAGAGACCGAGCCGCCGAACACCAACTCGTTCTTCGGTCCCGGTGGCTATTCGGTCTGGGCCGCCGACGTCACCGCGCAGAAGATCCGCGGCTGCATCATCGTCTCCTCCGGCCTCGGCTCCGACATCTCCAAGTGCCTGGACATGACGTTCCAGTAAGACTTGCCAGTAAGACTTGCCAGTAAGACTTGCCAGTGACGGCAGCGCACGCTCGAGCCTGACGCGTTCGAGCGTGCGTCCTGCCGTCCGGCTGCGCCACGTCGCCGCACCCGCCGGTTCCACCAAGGTCGTGCTCGAACAGCCGCCTCCCGCAGCCCTGTTTTGCCTTTTGGATGGGTTGACCCGCTTCTTCCATCCGGCCAATTTCGCCGCCGTTTGGGGAGTTCAAATATCATGAAATTGAAGTTTTTCGGCGTGGCCGCGGCTCTTGCTCTGGCGGCGCCGGCACCTAGCGCGCATGCGCAGTCGTTCATCAACGTCCTGACCGGCGGCACCTCCGGCGTCTATTATCCGCTCGGGGTCGCAATCGGGAAGATCTACGGCGACAAGATTCCGAACGTGAAGACGCAGGTGCAGGCCACCAAGGCGTCGGTCGAAAACCTGATCCTGCTGCAGCAGGGCCGCGGCGAACTGGCGTTCACGCTGGGTGACTCGCTCAAGGCCGCCTGGGAGGGCGACGAGGAAGCCGGGTTCAAGAACAAGCTCGACAAGCTGCGCACCATCGGCGCGATCTATCCGAACTACATCCAGATCGTCGCCACCGCCGATTCCGGCATCAAGACGCTGGCGGACCTCAAGGGCAAGAGCCTGTCGGTCGGCGCGCCGAAATCCGGAACCGAGCTCAATTCGCGCGCGATCCTCGCCGCCGCCGGCATGAGCTACAAGGATCTCGGCAAGGTGGAGTATCTGCCCTTCGCCGAATCCGTCGACCTCATGAAGAACCGGCAGCTCAATGCGACGCTGCAATCGGCCGGTCTCGGCGTCGCCTCGCTGAAGGATCTCTCGACTTCGAGTCCGATCACGGTGGTGGCGGTACCGAAGGAGACCGTCGACAAGATCGGCCCGCCCTTCATCTCGGCGATCATTCCCGCCAACACCTATACCGGCCAGGACAAGGACGTGCCGACCGCGGCCGTGGTCAACTATCTCGTGACCAGTTCGGCGGTGTCGGATGATCTCGCCTATCAGATGACCAAGCTGGTCTATGAGTCGCTGCCGGAACTCGCCAACGCGCATGCCGCGGGCAAGGAGATCAAGCTTGAGACGGCCGCCAGCGGCAGCCCGGTTCCGCTGCACCCCGGCGCGACCCGCTACTACAAGGAAAAGGGGCTGATCAAGTAACTCTCTCCAAGGTCATTCCGGGTTCGGCTCTTACGAGCCGCCCCGGAATGACGGAGTGAACGTGGATGCCCGGGGCAAGCCCGGGCATGACGTATTCAGGGCCCAGCGCGAATGCTGTAAGAACGCCCCTATCAGGGCGCGGGGACATATCGATGTTGCAGGCAGAGGGCGCGGAAGCGCCCATCAAGGTTGAATTCGACAATTTCGAGCACGGTTTCCCGGAAGGATTCGGCCCGGGCTGGTGGGGCAATCTCGCCTACTGGATCGGCATCGCCTTTGCCTGCTTCCAGCTCTATGTCGCCGCCTTCAACTATCTGCCGAGCCAGGTGGTGCGCGGCGTCCATGTCGGCTTCCTGCTGCTGCTCACCTTCGGCCTGATCGCCAATTTCACTGCGAAGAGCGACCTCGGCCGCGGTTTCGGCTGGCTGATCGGCGGCGCCGGCTTCCTCTGCGGGCTCTATCAGTGGATCTTCTACGCCGACCTGATCGCGCGCGACGGCGATCCGACCCGGCTCGATCTCGCCGTCGGCACGCTGCTCGCGGTGCTGATCTTCGAAGGCACGCGACGGCTGATGGGCGCGGCGCTGCCGCTGATGTGCGGCGCGTGTCTGGTTTACTGGTTCTTCGGCCAGTACCTGCCGTCGCCGCTCAACCATCGCGGCTATGACTTCGACCAGATCGTCACGCATTTGTCCTTCGGCACCGAAGGCTTCTACGGCGTGCCGATCTACGTCTCGGCGACCTACATCTTCCTGTTCATCCTGTTCGGCTCGTTCCTGGAGCGCGCCGGCATGATCCAGCTCTTCACCGACGTCTCGCTCGGCCTGTTCGGACGCACCCGCGGCGGTCCGGCCAAGGTCGCCGTGTTCGCCTCGGGCATGATGGGCACGATCTCCGGCTCCGGTGTCGCCAACGTCGTCACCGTCGGCCAGTTCACGATCCCGCTGATGATCAAGTTCGGCTACCGCCGCGCCTTCGCGGCCGGTGTCGAGGCCACGGCCTCGATGGGCGGACAGATCATGCCGCCGGTGATGGGCGCGGTCGCCTTCATCATGGCGGAGACGCTCGGCGTCGCCTACTCGGAGATCGTCAAGGCAGCCGCGATCCCCGCCATCCTCTATTTCGCCTCCGCCTTCTGGATGGTGCATCTGGAGGCCGGCAAGCATGGCCTCACCGGCATGAAGCGCGCGGAGATCCCGAGCGCCTGGAAGGCGCTGGTGACGCGCTGGTACCTCGTGCTGCCGCTCGCAGCCCTGGTCTACATGCTGTTCGAAGGCTTTACGCCGCTCTATGCCGGCAGCATGGGCCTCGCGCTGACGGTGGCGTTGATCCTGGGCACCAGCATCACGGCG
The DNA window shown above is from Bradyrhizobium sp. CB1650 and carries:
- a CDS encoding TRAP transporter permease; the encoded protein is MLQAEGAEAPIKVEFDNFEHGFPEGFGPGWWGNLAYWIGIAFACFQLYVAAFNYLPSQVVRGVHVGFLLLLTFGLIANFTAKSDLGRGFGWLIGGAGFLCGLYQWIFYADLIARDGDPTRLDLAVGTLLAVLIFEGTRRLMGAALPLMCGACLVYWFFGQYLPSPLNHRGYDFDQIVTHLSFGTEGFYGVPIYVSATYIFLFILFGSFLERAGMIQLFTDVSLGLFGRTRGGPAKVAVFASGMMGTISGSGVANVVTVGQFTIPLMIKFGYRRAFAAGVEATASMGGQIMPPVMGAVAFIMAETLGVAYSEIVKAAAIPAILYFASAFWMVHLEAGKHGLTGMKRAEIPSAWKALVTRWYLVLPLAALVYMLFEGFTPLYAGSMGLALTVALILGTSITAGVSATGIRYIFWVGLALVVAALSRDGLQIVPVAGVVVLLIVITAFVRGGFAALRACRDSLAESAKSAITVGMACAIVGVIIGMMSQTGVGTIFGGWVIGLGEKSLFLALIMTMLLSILLGTGIPTIPTYIITAALAAPALAKLGVPLIASHMFAFYYGIMADLSPPVALAALAAAPIAKENPDKIGWEAMRIALAGYVIPFIFVYSPALMLQAGDPMAAKLGFYGAVALASLKALVSIALFGMVAIGFLYTRLTLIERLVALGAALCLLGDFPFSDTAGFVLSAALVLWQWRQRPPAAIEAV
- a CDS encoding TAXI family TRAP transporter solute-binding subunit; translation: MKLKFFGVAAALALAAPAPSAHAQSFINVLTGGTSGVYYPLGVAIGKIYGDKIPNVKTQVQATKASVENLILLQQGRGELAFTLGDSLKAAWEGDEEAGFKNKLDKLRTIGAIYPNYIQIVATADSGIKTLADLKGKSLSVGAPKSGTELNSRAILAAAGMSYKDLGKVEYLPFAESVDLMKNRQLNATLQSAGLGVASLKDLSTSSPITVVAVPKETVDKIGPPFISAIIPANTYTGQDKDVPTAAVVNYLVTSSAVSDDLAYQMTKLVYESLPELANAHAAGKEIKLETAASGSPVPLHPGATRYYKEKGLIK